The genome window ACGGCAACTAAAAATCGTTAATCGGCTAAAAGTGGAACAATTTATGCGGATTATTGATTTAGTGGAGTTTGTCAACTACAGCGAAGCCACTGTCAAACGGGATTTAGTAGAATTAGAAAAAGAAGGACTTGTGAGACGAACAAGAGGCGGCGCAATGATTATCGATAATAAAAAAATCGATTTGCCTTATTTAATGAAAATGAATGAGAGAAGTAATGAAACGAGTAAAATAAGAATTGCCGATATTGCAAAATCACTTATTCGCGATGATATGGTGATTTTCTTAGACTCGAGCTCAACCTCACTGCATTTAATCGACGTTTTAAGTAAATTTGATGGCCTGCAAATTATTACAAACGGCGTCATGACAGCTTCGATGCTGTCAGAATTTACAAATGCAAGAGTTAGTATTTTAGGGGGCTCGATTTTAACGAAGCGATATACGGTGAACGGCGCAAAAGCATATAATGATGCCTTAACTTATAATGCGGATATTGCTTTTGTTTCATGTCGCGGGATTGACTATGACAAAGGTGCAACGGAAACACATGAAGGTGAAGCGCTCATCAAACAAGCTTTCAGGCGCCAATCAAGTTCGCTCGTTTTACTTGTTACAGAAGAAAAAGTAGGACACAAGTTTATGCACCAAAGCTTAGCATGTCATGATATTGACTATTTAATTACGGATTTCAAACTGGACCCCGATGTAGAGGAACAGTTCAAAACCCATCAAATCACTTGTTTGTA of Listeria monocytogenes contains these proteins:
- a CDS encoding DeoR/GlpR family DNA-binding transcription regulator; translated protein: MLSTAKERQLKIVNRLKVEQFMRIIDLVEFVNYSEATVKRDLVELEKEGLVRRTRGGAMIIDNKKIDLPYLMKMNERSNETSKIRIADIAKSLIRDDMVIFLDSSSTSLHLIDVLSKFDGLQIITNGVMTASMLSEFTNARVSILGGSILTKRYTVNGAKAYNDALTYNADIAFVSCRGIDYDKGATETHEGEALIKQAFRRQSSSLVLLVTEEKVGHKFMHQSLACHDIDYLITDFKLDPDVEEQFKTHQITCLY